In a single window of the Helicoverpa zea isolate HzStark_Cry1AcR chromosome 9, ilHelZeax1.1, whole genome shotgun sequence genome:
- the LOC124633173 gene encoding transcription initiation factor TFIID subunit 1 isoform X6 — protein sequence MCDSDDGGDGGDGGSGMDLTGFLFGNIDERGQLEDDGLLDGDSKRMLSSLTRFGFGSMLSEVLDEEEVSKEDQEKDYTQKSPSAVDFFDIDDAVDDVKEIESSTNPAAQNTTDTEGTDVKSEIDDTDCPQSEKEGRNDWKEDDIYRQGGQGTNDEGYEGDMEGDGELMPPPQTIPSHKSSERPKRLETPLAAMLPSKYANVDVRELFPDFRPDKVLLFSRLFGPGKLSSLPQIWRGVKKRRRRKRSGSTSSDTPPTTAENQEPQYASDDEEKLLKPMEENQQSSNDNNSGNSGDKSQRPTPAHWRFGPAQMWYDMLNVPETGDGFDYGFKIKAPSPEREEKPKEVEEVNPEKQEKEEDPDSGFPDDSFLMVSQLQWEDDVIWDGSEIKHKVLARLNSKSNAAGWVPTSVSRTAQQFSHPRPQPPAPLQPKPPTATATANKDPTGNSADGEDNTWYSIFPVENEELVYGTWEDEVIWDAENMSMVPKPKILTLDPNDENIILGIPDDVDPSKITRERGPAPKVKIPHPHVKKSKILLGKAGVINVLQEDAPPPPPKSPDRDPFNISNDVFYMAKSQNPRLKVGGGQLIQHSTPVVELRAPFIQTHMGPARLRAFHRPPMRKLSYGPLAAPGPHPVQPLLKHIKKKAKQREAERLASGGGDVFFMRTPEDLSGRDGELVLVEFCEEHPPLISQVGMCSKIKNYYKRTAAKDEGPKPLKYGEVAYAHTSPFLGILPPGATQPVVENNMYRAPIYEHTLQPSDFLIIRTRQSYYIREVDALFVAGQECPLYEVPGPNSKRANNFVRDFLQVFIYRLFWKSRDKPRRIKMDDIKRAFPSHSESSIRKRLKLCADFKRTGLDSNWWVIKPDFRLPSEEEIRAMVSPEQCCAYFSMAAAEQRLKDAGYGEKFIFTPQEDDDEEMQLKMDDEVKVAPWNTTRAYIQAMRGKCLLQLTGPADPTGCGEGFSYVRVPNKPTQQPNEEQQPKRTVTGTDADLRRLSLNNAKALLRKFGVPEEEIKKLSRWEVIDVVRTLSTEKAKAGEEGMTKFSRGNRFSIAEHQERYKEECQRIFELQNRVLTSTEVLSTDEAESSVSEESDLEEMGKNLENMLANKKTTEQLSLEREEAERAELRKMILGQSEKKPQINQNDQQQSSSQAGRVLRIVRTFRNASGQRYTRVELVRKAAVIEAYMKIRSTKDDTFIRQFATMDESQKEEMKREKRRIQEQLRRIKRNQERERLAGNVTVPGPFPDSKSNILSSSMDLSSPSQGLIPLGQIKQEPDLHTPSSSRRRAKLKPDLKLKCGACGQVGHMRTNKACPLYTGAMGGGPSSPPETDIEPPPLEPDDDDLGYVDGTKLTLPTKIIKQSAEELKRRGSGRRAGGASGSGEPRSMGRRVRRGTAGDSCDYLVRRPAERRRTDPLVTLSSLLEDVLNHMRHLPDVQPFLFPVNPKLVADYYRIVSRPMDLQTIRDNLRQKHYQSREEFLADVNQIVENSTLYNGPTSSLTVAAQRMLQRCVEKLAEKEEQLMKLEKQINPLLDDNDQVALSFILENLLTTKLKIMPEAWPFLKPVNKKQVKDYYNVIKKPIDMETMGKKIQAHKYHSRNDFLRDIQLLVDNCRAYNGPNSQFTRQAEIILKVTQESLEQFGEHVSQLEANISRVQQKMLEEADHSDLDVEEPPPPPPDEKRGRGRPRKHKPSTSTAAADGATPRKRGRPRKDQNSLEEDLQYSDSGSSELEEVEQKVAAEAMVQLAVRPPYQDEDPPLGEPSFDTSEFLIKREVPDEPPQPSDDFVDLDQHSTDYSFPPVVKEEPIEPDMGLEPQMLGGTGLEPVPQFKEEPPENWQPDPAIQDDLQVTDSEEEPEDGLWF from the exons ATGTGTGATAGCGACGATGGGGGCGACGGGGGCGATGGCGGCTCAGGAATGGATTTGACTGGGTTTTTATTCGGCAATATTGATGAACGCGGTCAGTTGGAAGATGATGGACTCCTTGATGGAGACTCCAAGCGCATGCTGTCATCTCTCACTCGCTTTGGCTTCGGGTCTATGTTATCTGAAGTACTCGACGAAGAAGAAGTTAGCAAGGAAGATCAAGAGAAAG ATTACACACAAAAAAGTCCATCAGCCGTAGACTTTTTTGATATAGATGATGCAGTGGATGATGTAAAG GAAATAGAGAGTAGCACTAACCCGGCTGCACAGAACACAACCGACACAGAGGGAACGGATGTAAAGTCCGAGATAGATGATACAGATTGTCCACAGAGTGAGAAGGAAGGGAGAAATGACTGGAAGGAGGATGATATCTACCGACAAGGTGGACAGGGGACTAATGATGAGGGATATGAAGGTGATATGGAGGGCGACGGTGAACTTATGCCACCGCCGCAGACAATACC ATCGCATAAATCTTCAGAGAGGCCAAAGAGATTGGAAACACCACTGGCAGCTATGTTGCCATCGAAATATGCTAATGTTGACGTGAGAGAACTGTTCCCAGACTTCAGACCTGATAAA GTACTTCTATTCTCTCGTCTATTCGGTCCTGGTAAACTGTCAAGCTTGCCTCAAATATGGCGCGGTGTTAAGAAGCGAAGACGACGCAAGCGCAGTGGTAGTACAAGTAGTGACACACCGCCTACAACTGCTGAAAATCAGGAACCACAGTATGCCAGTGATGATGAGGAGAAATTGTTGAA GCCTATGGAAGAAAACCAACAATCGAGCAATGATAATAACTCCGGTAATTCGGGCGATAAGTCGCAAAGACCGACTCCTGCGCATTGGCGATTCGGGCCTGCACAGATGTGGTATGACATGCTCAATGTGCCTGAGACCGGCGATGGATTTGATTATGGATTTAAGATTAag GCCCCATCACCAGAAAGGGAAGAAAAACCCAAAGAAGTTGAAGAGGTGAAccctgaaaagcaagagaaagaagaagaTCCAGACAGTGGTTTCCCTGATGACTCGTTCCTCATGGTATCACAGTTACAATGGGAGGATGACGTCATATGGGATGGCAGTGAGATCAAACATAAG GTGCTAGCGCGTCTGAACAGTAAAAGCAATGCAGCGGGTTGGGTGCCGACATCAGTGAGTCGTACTGCGCAACAGTTCTCTCATCCTCGACCGCAACCACCCGCGCCTTTGCAGCCTAAACCTCCCAC TGCAACAGCAACAGCAAACAAAGATCCTACCGGTAACTCAGCCGACGGCGAAGACAATACTTGGTACAGTATATTCCCCGTTGAAAACGAAGAGTTAGTCTACGGAACTTGGGAAGACGAGGTCATTTGGGACGCTGAGAATATGAGCATGGTGCCTAAACCGAAGATATTGACTTTAGATCCTAATGACGAGAACATTATTCTTGGAATACCTGATGATGTTGATCCTTCGAAGATTACTAGAG AGAGAGGCCCAGCTCCCAAAGTGAAGATCCCACATCCTCACGTGAAGAAGTCTAAGATCCTGCTCGGCAAAGCGGGCGTCATCAACGTGCTACAGGAAGACGCGCCGCCTCCACCGCCCAAGTCACCCGACCGAGATCCTTTCAATATTTCTAATGatgt ATTCTACATGGCCAAATCCCAAAACCCTCGTCTCAAAGTGGGCGGAGGTCAATTAATTCAGCATAGTACCCCAGTAGTGGAGTTACGTGCTCCGTTCATACAGACGCACATGGGTCCCGCGCGACTCAGGGCCTTCCATCGCCCGCCCATGAGGAAACTGTCGTACGGACCTCTGGCGGCCCCGGGACCTCATCCAGTGCAACCGCTGCTTAAACATATTAAGAAGAAGGCTAAG CAACGCGAAGCAGAGCGATTAGCTTCCGGCGGTGGTGACGTATTCTTCATGCGAACTCCAGAAGATCTAAGCGGTAGAGACGGCGAGCTCGTATTGGTGGAATTCTGCGAGGAACATCCCCCACTCATCAGCCAAGTTGGCATGTGTTCCAAAATCAAAAACTACTACAAACGTACTGCGGCTAAg GATGAAGGTCCAAAACCGCTTAAGTATGGTGAAGTGGCGTATGCTCATACGTCGCCTTTCCTTGGCATATTACCGCCGGGAGCAACACAACCTGTCGTTGAGAACAATATGTACCGAGCTCCTATATACGAACATACACTGCAGCCTTCTGACTTCTTGATTATAAGGACGAG ACAATCTTATTACATTCGTGAAGTGGATGCATTATTCGTGGCTGGTCAAGAATGTCCGTTATATGAGGTGCCTGGACCCAACTCGAAAAGGGCTAACAATTTTGTACGAGACTTTCTGCAG GTCTTCATTTACCGATTGTTCTGGAAATCTCGAGATAAGCCGCGCCGAATAAAGATGGATGACATAAAGAGGGCGTTCCCGTCACACTCTGAAAGTTCTATACGCAAGAGGCTCAAGCTGTGTGCTGACTTCAAACGTACTGGATTAGATTCTAATTG GTGGGTAATAAAACCAGATTTCCGTCTTCCATCGGAAGAAGAGATTCGTGCGATGGTATCGCCCGAGCAGTGTTGTGCATACTTCAGTATGGCGGCCGCGGAACAAAGGCTCAAAGACGCGGGGTACGGAGAGAAGTTCATATTCACGCCGCAAGAGGATGACGATGAGGAAATGCAGTTGAAGATGGATGATGAG GTAAAAGTAGCACCTTGGAACACAACCCGCGCCTACATCCAAGCCATGCGTGGCAAATGTTTGCTCCAACTAACTGGTCCAGCCGACCCGACAGGCTGCGGCGAAGGGTTTTCCTACGTACGAGTGCCGAACAAACCAACACAACAGCCCAATGAAGAACAACAGCCGAAGAGAACGGTGACGGGTACTGATGCCGACTTGAGAAGATTGAGCTTGAATAATGCTAAAGCTTTGCTGAGGAAGTTTGGTGTGCCTGAGGAAGAG ATCAAGAAACTGTCTAGATGGGAGGTCATTGACGTAGTTAGAACATTGTCGACTGAAAAAGCTAAGGCTGGTGAAGAAGGAATGACGAAATTTTCGAGAGGAAACAGATTCTCTATAGCTGAACATCAAGAAAG ATATAAAGAAGAGTGCCAACGTATATTCGAGCTACAGAACCGTGTACTGACGAGCACAGAAGTGCTGAGTACAGACGAGGCCGAAAGCTCCGTCAGTGAAGAATCAGATTTGGAAGAAATGGGCAAGAACTTGGAGAACATGCTCGCAAATAAAAAGACTACGGAACag ttATCATTAGAAAGGGAAGAGGCCGAGAGAGCTGAACTAAGAAAGATGATTTTGGGTCAATCTGAAAAGAAGCCACAAATCAATCAGAATGACCAGCAGCAATCATCCAGTCAAG CAGGTCGCGTCCTCCGTATAGTTCGTACATTCCGCAATGCGTCCGGCCAACGTTACACAAGAGTCGAACTTGTACGTAAAGCGGCCGTCATCGAGGCGTACATGAAGATACGCTCCACCAAAGACGACACATTCATACGACAGTTCGCCACCATGGACGAATCGCAGAAGGAAGAAATGAAGAGAGAAAAGAGGAGGATTCAA GAACAACTAAGACGTATCAAGAGGAATCAAGAAAGGGAAAGACTGGCAGGAAATGTCACAGTCCCTGGACCATTTCCTGATAGTAAGA GTAATATTCTGTCTTCATCGATGGATCTGAGCTCTCCGTCCCAAGGTTTGATCCCATTGGGTCAAATTAAGCAAGAACCAGATTTGCACACTCCATCCTCTTCAAGACGCCGTGCTAAGTTGAAGCCAGATTTGAAACTCAAG TGTGGTGCTTGCGGTCAAGTAGGCCACATGCGCACAAATAAGGCCTGTCCTCTGTATACGGGCGCGATGGGAGGCGGGCCGTCTTCGCCGCCTGAGACTGACATCGAACCACCGCCGCTAGAAcccgatgatgatgatttgggCTATGTTGACGGAACCAAGCTTACGTTACCTACGAAGATTATTAAG CAATCAGCAGAGGAACTGAAACGCCGTGGTTCAGGCCGCCGCGCGGGCGGCGCAAGCGGGTCCGGCGAGCCCCGCAGCATGGGCCGCCGGGTCCGACGCGGCACTGCCGGCGACTCCTGCGATTATCTCGTCCGAAGACCCGCAGAAAGACGCAGAACAGACCCGCTTGTTACACTGTCATCGCTGTTAGAAGACGTGCTCAATCATATGAGACACCTGCCCGATGTTCAACCGTTTTTGTTCCCTGTTAATCCCAAG TTGGTAGCCGACTACTACCGCATAGTCTCCCGTCCGATGGACTTGCAAACAATTCGGGACAACCTCAGACAGAAGCACTATCAAAGTCGAGAGGAATTCTTGGCAGACGTGAACCAAATAGTCGAAAATTCGACTCTTTACAACG GACCTACGAGCAGTTTGACGGTAGCTGCGCAAAGGATGTTGCAACGATGCGTTGAAAAATTGGCTGAAAAAGAAGAGCAATTGATGAAATTGGAGAAACAAATCAATCCATTGCTCGATGATAACGATCAG GTGGCGCTATCATTCATCTTAGAAAATCTATTGACAACTAAATTGAAGATAATGCCTGAAGCGTGGCCGTTCCTGAAGCCAGTCAATAAGAAACAAGTGAAGGATTACTACAATGTTATCAAGAAACCCATCGATATGGAGACTATGGGCAAGAAAATACAAG CTCACAAGTACCACAGTCGCAACGACTTCCTCCGCGACATTCAGCTGCTAGTGGACAACTGTCGCGCCTACAACGGTCCCAACTCCCAGTTCACGAGGCAGGCTGAAATCATACTTAAAGTCACTCAAGAGTCGTTAGAACAG TTCGGCGAACACGTCAGTCAACTCGAAGCGAACATTTCCCGCGTACAACAGAAGATGTTAGAAGAGGCTGATCATTCAGACCTGGACGTGGAAgaaccgccgccgccgccgcccgatgAGAAGCGTGGCAGAGGCCGGCCGAGGAAGCACAAGCCTTCCACTTCCACTGCTGCTGCTGATG gtGCAACACCAAGGAAGCGTGGTAGACCAAGAAAAGATCAGAACTCTTTGGAAGAAG atCTCCAGTACTCGGATAGTGGCAGCTCAGAGCTCGAGGAGGTTGAACAGAAAGTGGCTGCAGAAGCGATGGTTCAATTGGCTGTACGGCCACCGTATCAAG ACGAAGACCCGCCGCTAGGAGAGCCAAGTTTCGACACATCGGAGTTCCTAATAAAGCGCGAGGTGCCGGATGAACCGCCGCAACCCTCCGACGACTTCGTGGATCTCGACCAACATAGCACTGATTACTCGTTCCCGCCTGTTGTTAAG GAGGAACCGATTGAGCCTGACATGGGCTTGGAGCCACAAATGTTGGGCGGCACAGGTTTGGAACCGGTGCCGCAGTTCAAGGAAGAACCCCCAGAAAACTGGCAG CCGGACCCAGCAATACAAGACGACCTTCAAGTCACTGATAGTGAAGAGGAACCCGAAGATGGACTATGGTTCtaa
- the LOC124633173 gene encoding transcription initiation factor TFIID subunit 1 isoform X3, translated as MCDSDDGGDGGDGGSGMDLTGFLFGNIDERGQLEDDGLLDGDSKRMLSSLTRFGFGSMLSEVLDEEEVSKEDQEKDYTQKSPSAVDFFDIDDAVDDVKEIESSTNPAAQNTTDTEGTDVKSEIDDTDCPQSEKEGRNDWKEDDIYRQGGQGTNDEGYEGDMEGDGELMPPPQTIPSHKSSERPKRLETPLAAMLPSKYANVDVRELFPDFRPDKVLLFSRLFGPGKLSSLPQIWRGVKKRRRRKRSGSTSSDTPPTTAENQEPQYASDDEEKLLKPMEENQQSSNDNNSGNSGDKSQRPTPAHWRFGPAQMWYDMLNVPETGDGFDYGFKIKAPSPEREEKPKEVEEVNPEKQEKEEDPDSGFPDDSFLMVSQLQWEDDVIWDGSEIKHKVLARLNSKSNAAGWVPTSVSRTAQQFSHPRPQPPAPLQPKPPTATATANKDPTGNSADGEDNTWYSIFPVENEELVYGTWEDEVIWDAENMSMVPKPKILTLDPNDENIILGIPDDVDPSKITRERGPAPKVKIPHPHVKKSKILLGKAGVINVLQEDAPPPPPKSPDRDPFNISNDVFYMAKSQNPRLKVGGGQLIQHSTPVVELRAPFIQTHMGPARLRAFHRPPMRKLSYGPLAAPGPHPVQPLLKHIKKKAKQREAERLASGGGDVFFMRTPEDLSGRDGELVLVEFCEEHPPLISQVGMCSKIKNYYKRTAAKGSKRGGANSKDEGPKPLKYGEVAYAHTSPFLGILPPGATQPVVENNMYRAPIYEHTLQPSDFLIIRTRQSYYIREVDALFVAGQECPLYEVPGPNSKRANNFVRDFLQVFIYRLFWKSRDKPRRIKMDDIKRAFPSHSESSIRKRLKLCADFKRTGLDSNWWVIKPDFRLPSEEEIRAMVSPEQCCAYFSMAAAEQRLKDAGYGEKFIFTPQEDDDEEMQLKMDDEVKVAPWNTTRAYIQAMRGKCLLQLTGPADPTGCGEGFSYVRVPNKPTQQPNEEQQPKRTVTGTDADLRRLSLNNAKALLRKFGVPEEEIKKLSRWEVIDVVRTLSTEKAKAGEEGMTKFSRGNRFSIAEHQERYKEECQRIFELQNRVLTSTEVLSTDEAESSVSEESDLEEMGKNLENMLANKKTTEQLSLEREEAERAELRKMILGQSEKKPQINQNDQQQSSSQAGRVLRIVRTFRNASGQRYTRVELVRKAAVIEAYMKIRSTKDDTFIRQFATMDESQKEEMKREKRRIQEQLRRIKRNQERERLAGNVTVPGPFPDSKSNILSSSMDLSSPSQGLIPLGQIKQEPDLHTPSSSRRRAKLKPDLKLKCGACGQVGHMRTNKACPLYTGAMGGGPSSPPETDIEPPPLEPDDDDLGYVDGTKLTLPTKIIKQSAEELKRRGSGRRAGGASGSGEPRSMGRRVRRGTAGDSCDYLVRRPAERRRTDPLVTLSSLLEDVLNHMRHLPDVQPFLFPVNPKLVADYYRIVSRPMDLQTIRDNLRQKHYQSREEFLADVNQIVENSTLYNGPTSSLTVAAQRMLQRCVEKLAEKEEQLMKLEKQINPLLDDNDQVALSFILENLLTTKLKIMPEAWPFLKPVNKKQVKDYYNVIKKPIDMETMGKKIQAHKYHSRNDFLRDIQLLVDNCRAYNGPNSQFTRQAEIILKVTQESLEQFGEHVSQLEANISRVQQKMLEEADHSDLDVEEPPPPPPDEKRGRGRPRKHKPSTSTAAADGATPRKRGRPRKDQNSLEEDLQYSDSGSSELEEVEQKVAAEAMVQLAVRPPYQDEDPPLGEPSFDTSEFLIKREVPDEPPQPSDDFVDLDQHSTDYSFPPVVKEEPIEPDMGLEPQMLGGTGLEPVPQFKEEPPENWQPDPAIQDDLQVTDSEEEPEDGLWF; from the exons ATGTGTGATAGCGACGATGGGGGCGACGGGGGCGATGGCGGCTCAGGAATGGATTTGACTGGGTTTTTATTCGGCAATATTGATGAACGCGGTCAGTTGGAAGATGATGGACTCCTTGATGGAGACTCCAAGCGCATGCTGTCATCTCTCACTCGCTTTGGCTTCGGGTCTATGTTATCTGAAGTACTCGACGAAGAAGAAGTTAGCAAGGAAGATCAAGAGAAAG ATTACACACAAAAAAGTCCATCAGCCGTAGACTTTTTTGATATAGATGATGCAGTGGATGATGTAAAG GAAATAGAGAGTAGCACTAACCCGGCTGCACAGAACACAACCGACACAGAGGGAACGGATGTAAAGTCCGAGATAGATGATACAGATTGTCCACAGAGTGAGAAGGAAGGGAGAAATGACTGGAAGGAGGATGATATCTACCGACAAGGTGGACAGGGGACTAATGATGAGGGATATGAAGGTGATATGGAGGGCGACGGTGAACTTATGCCACCGCCGCAGACAATACC ATCGCATAAATCTTCAGAGAGGCCAAAGAGATTGGAAACACCACTGGCAGCTATGTTGCCATCGAAATATGCTAATGTTGACGTGAGAGAACTGTTCCCAGACTTCAGACCTGATAAA GTACTTCTATTCTCTCGTCTATTCGGTCCTGGTAAACTGTCAAGCTTGCCTCAAATATGGCGCGGTGTTAAGAAGCGAAGACGACGCAAGCGCAGTGGTAGTACAAGTAGTGACACACCGCCTACAACTGCTGAAAATCAGGAACCACAGTATGCCAGTGATGATGAGGAGAAATTGTTGAA GCCTATGGAAGAAAACCAACAATCGAGCAATGATAATAACTCCGGTAATTCGGGCGATAAGTCGCAAAGACCGACTCCTGCGCATTGGCGATTCGGGCCTGCACAGATGTGGTATGACATGCTCAATGTGCCTGAGACCGGCGATGGATTTGATTATGGATTTAAGATTAag GCCCCATCACCAGAAAGGGAAGAAAAACCCAAAGAAGTTGAAGAGGTGAAccctgaaaagcaagagaaagaagaagaTCCAGACAGTGGTTTCCCTGATGACTCGTTCCTCATGGTATCACAGTTACAATGGGAGGATGACGTCATATGGGATGGCAGTGAGATCAAACATAAG GTGCTAGCGCGTCTGAACAGTAAAAGCAATGCAGCGGGTTGGGTGCCGACATCAGTGAGTCGTACTGCGCAACAGTTCTCTCATCCTCGACCGCAACCACCCGCGCCTTTGCAGCCTAAACCTCCCAC TGCAACAGCAACAGCAAACAAAGATCCTACCGGTAACTCAGCCGACGGCGAAGACAATACTTGGTACAGTATATTCCCCGTTGAAAACGAAGAGTTAGTCTACGGAACTTGGGAAGACGAGGTCATTTGGGACGCTGAGAATATGAGCATGGTGCCTAAACCGAAGATATTGACTTTAGATCCTAATGACGAGAACATTATTCTTGGAATACCTGATGATGTTGATCCTTCGAAGATTACTAGAG AGAGAGGCCCAGCTCCCAAAGTGAAGATCCCACATCCTCACGTGAAGAAGTCTAAGATCCTGCTCGGCAAAGCGGGCGTCATCAACGTGCTACAGGAAGACGCGCCGCCTCCACCGCCCAAGTCACCCGACCGAGATCCTTTCAATATTTCTAATGatgt ATTCTACATGGCCAAATCCCAAAACCCTCGTCTCAAAGTGGGCGGAGGTCAATTAATTCAGCATAGTACCCCAGTAGTGGAGTTACGTGCTCCGTTCATACAGACGCACATGGGTCCCGCGCGACTCAGGGCCTTCCATCGCCCGCCCATGAGGAAACTGTCGTACGGACCTCTGGCGGCCCCGGGACCTCATCCAGTGCAACCGCTGCTTAAACATATTAAGAAGAAGGCTAAG CAACGCGAAGCAGAGCGATTAGCTTCCGGCGGTGGTGACGTATTCTTCATGCGAACTCCAGAAGATCTAAGCGGTAGAGACGGCGAGCTCGTATTGGTGGAATTCTGCGAGGAACATCCCCCACTCATCAGCCAAGTTGGCATGTGTTCCAAAATCAAAAACTACTACAAACGTACTGCGGCTAAg GGGTCCAAAAGGGGCGGTGCCAATTCAAAG GATGAAGGTCCAAAACCGCTTAAGTATGGTGAAGTGGCGTATGCTCATACGTCGCCTTTCCTTGGCATATTACCGCCGGGAGCAACACAACCTGTCGTTGAGAACAATATGTACCGAGCTCCTATATACGAACATACACTGCAGCCTTCTGACTTCTTGATTATAAGGACGAG ACAATCTTATTACATTCGTGAAGTGGATGCATTATTCGTGGCTGGTCAAGAATGTCCGTTATATGAGGTGCCTGGACCCAACTCGAAAAGGGCTAACAATTTTGTACGAGACTTTCTGCAG GTCTTCATTTACCGATTGTTCTGGAAATCTCGAGATAAGCCGCGCCGAATAAAGATGGATGACATAAAGAGGGCGTTCCCGTCACACTCTGAAAGTTCTATACGCAAGAGGCTCAAGCTGTGTGCTGACTTCAAACGTACTGGATTAGATTCTAATTG GTGGGTAATAAAACCAGATTTCCGTCTTCCATCGGAAGAAGAGATTCGTGCGATGGTATCGCCCGAGCAGTGTTGTGCATACTTCAGTATGGCGGCCGCGGAACAAAGGCTCAAAGACGCGGGGTACGGAGAGAAGTTCATATTCACGCCGCAAGAGGATGACGATGAGGAAATGCAGTTGAAGATGGATGATGAG GTAAAAGTAGCACCTTGGAACACAACCCGCGCCTACATCCAAGCCATGCGTGGCAAATGTTTGCTCCAACTAACTGGTCCAGCCGACCCGACAGGCTGCGGCGAAGGGTTTTCCTACGTACGAGTGCCGAACAAACCAACACAACAGCCCAATGAAGAACAACAGCCGAAGAGAACGGTGACGGGTACTGATGCCGACTTGAGAAGATTGAGCTTGAATAATGCTAAAGCTTTGCTGAGGAAGTTTGGTGTGCCTGAGGAAGAG ATCAAGAAACTGTCTAGATGGGAGGTCATTGACGTAGTTAGAACATTGTCGACTGAAAAAGCTAAGGCTGGTGAAGAAGGAATGACGAAATTTTCGAGAGGAAACAGATTCTCTATAGCTGAACATCAAGAAAG ATATAAAGAAGAGTGCCAACGTATATTCGAGCTACAGAACCGTGTACTGACGAGCACAGAAGTGCTGAGTACAGACGAGGCCGAAAGCTCCGTCAGTGAAGAATCAGATTTGGAAGAAATGGGCAAGAACTTGGAGAACATGCTCGCAAATAAAAAGACTACGGAACag ttATCATTAGAAAGGGAAGAGGCCGAGAGAGCTGAACTAAGAAAGATGATTTTGGGTCAATCTGAAAAGAAGCCACAAATCAATCAGAATGACCAGCAGCAATCATCCAGTCAAG CAGGTCGCGTCCTCCGTATAGTTCGTACATTCCGCAATGCGTCCGGCCAACGTTACACAAGAGTCGAACTTGTACGTAAAGCGGCCGTCATCGAGGCGTACATGAAGATACGCTCCACCAAAGACGACACATTCATACGACAGTTCGCCACCATGGACGAATCGCAGAAGGAAGAAATGAAGAGAGAAAAGAGGAGGATTCAA GAACAACTAAGACGTATCAAGAGGAATCAAGAAAGGGAAAGACTGGCAGGAAATGTCACAGTCCCTGGACCATTTCCTGATAGTAAGA GTAATATTCTGTCTTCATCGATGGATCTGAGCTCTCCGTCCCAAGGTTTGATCCCATTGGGTCAAATTAAGCAAGAACCAGATTTGCACACTCCATCCTCTTCAAGACGCCGTGCTAAGTTGAAGCCAGATTTGAAACTCAAG TGTGGTGCTTGCGGTCAAGTAGGCCACATGCGCACAAATAAGGCCTGTCCTCTGTATACGGGCGCGATGGGAGGCGGGCCGTCTTCGCCGCCTGAGACTGACATCGAACCACCGCCGCTAGAAcccgatgatgatgatttgggCTATGTTGACGGAACCAAGCTTACGTTACCTACGAAGATTATTAAG CAATCAGCAGAGGAACTGAAACGCCGTGGTTCAGGCCGCCGCGCGGGCGGCGCAAGCGGGTCCGGCGAGCCCCGCAGCATGGGCCGCCGGGTCCGACGCGGCACTGCCGGCGACTCCTGCGATTATCTCGTCCGAAGACCCGCAGAAAGACGCAGAACAGACCCGCTTGTTACACTGTCATCGCTGTTAGAAGACGTGCTCAATCATATGAGACACCTGCCCGATGTTCAACCGTTTTTGTTCCCTGTTAATCCCAAG TTGGTAGCCGACTACTACCGCATAGTCTCCCGTCCGATGGACTTGCAAACAATTCGGGACAACCTCAGACAGAAGCACTATCAAAGTCGAGAGGAATTCTTGGCAGACGTGAACCAAATAGTCGAAAATTCGACTCTTTACAACG GACCTACGAGCAGTTTGACGGTAGCTGCGCAAAGGATGTTGCAACGATGCGTTGAAAAATTGGCTGAAAAAGAAGAGCAATTGATGAAATTGGAGAAACAAATCAATCCATTGCTCGATGATAACGATCAG GTGGCGCTATCATTCATCTTAGAAAATCTATTGACAACTAAATTGAAGATAATGCCTGAAGCGTGGCCGTTCCTGAAGCCAGTCAATAAGAAACAAGTGAAGGATTACTACAATGTTATCAAGAAACCCATCGATATGGAGACTATGGGCAAGAAAATACAAG CTCACAAGTACCACAGTCGCAACGACTTCCTCCGCGACATTCAGCTGCTAGTGGACAACTGTCGCGCCTACAACGGTCCCAACTCCCAGTTCACGAGGCAGGCTGAAATCATACTTAAAGTCACTCAAGAGTCGTTAGAACAG TTCGGCGAACACGTCAGTCAACTCGAAGCGAACATTTCCCGCGTACAACAGAAGATGTTAGAAGAGGCTGATCATTCAGACCTGGACGTGGAAgaaccgccgccgccgccgcccgatgAGAAGCGTGGCAGAGGCCGGCCGAGGAAGCACAAGCCTTCCACTTCCACTGCTGCTGCTGATG gtGCAACACCAAGGAAGCGTGGTAGACCAAGAAAAGATCAGAACTCTTTGGAAGAAG atCTCCAGTACTCGGATAGTGGCAGCTCAGAGCTCGAGGAGGTTGAACAGAAAGTGGCTGCAGAAGCGATGGTTCAATTGGCTGTACGGCCACCGTATCAAG ACGAAGACCCGCCGCTAGGAGAGCCAAGTTTCGACACATCGGAGTTCCTAATAAAGCGCGAGGTGCCGGATGAACCGCCGCAACCCTCCGACGACTTCGTGGATCTCGACCAACATAGCACTGATTACTCGTTCCCGCCTGTTGTTAAG GAGGAACCGATTGAGCCTGACATGGGCTTGGAGCCACAAATGTTGGGCGGCACAGGTTTGGAACCGGTGCCGCAGTTCAAGGAAGAACCCCCAGAAAACTGGCAG CCGGACCCAGCAATACAAGACGACCTTCAAGTCACTGATAGTGAAGAGGAACCCGAAGATGGACTATGGTTCtaa